Below is a window of Myxococcota bacterium DNA.
CAGCGCCCCTTCGCCTGGCCTGTGTGGATCGGGTTCGGCAGCCCCTGCACGAGTGTGCTGGTGCCGGTCTACCTCGATGCAACGCTGCCCGGCTGTTTCGCGCGCAGCATCGACATGCCCGATGCCCCTGCCCTCTGGCCCCGTTTCAAACGGCTCGAGCTGCTGGCAGCGCGCGATCCAGAACGATCCACGCCGCTGGCACGGGCGGCTTGGCAGCGCTTCGAAGCGTCGGTCGACGAGCCGCGTGAAGACATGGAGCGCGAAGCCCGAGCCGCCCATCTGGCGGGTCAGACCGATCGGGGGCGGGCCATCCTCGACGACTTCGTGGACCGCATGACCGCGGATCTACTCGGCGAGCTCGTGTCCGTGACCGACGCGCTCGGAACCGAGGCCCCGGAGATGGTGGCCTCGCCCTAGGCGGGAGTCAGGCCGTCCGCGCTTCTTCGAGCGCGACCGGGCGACGAACTTTGCGCGCCATCGGGAAATACTCTTCGCGCTGTTCCCACGGAACGCCCAGGGTGCGGAGGATCTTCCGCTTCGTCGCCTGCCGACAGGCGCGCCCCTTTTCGATCGCGTGAATCGTGCGCGCGGAAACCCCGGCCTTCTCGGCGAGGTCGTTCTGGGTCCAGCCCATGGCTTGGCGTGCGGCGCGAATACGATTCATCAGGGGTTCTCGGAGGGCCCTCGGCCCGACGGGGGGAGAGTAGCGCTGGTCGACCCAAGAGACCCGCCTCGGGGTGAATTCAACGCACCCGTGTCGCACTGACGAGAGAAGAATCTTGATGTTTTTCAAATAGTTGAAGGACAGCTGCGCGCCGAATCCCCAAAGGGAGTGACCGAACCTCTTCCCCGCCGGAGAGAATCCCCGAGGCACATAAACCGCGTTCTACACGGTGCTCTACACCGGGTCTGGCCGTTCCTTCGCGACGCGAACCCGGCGCGATTGCCGAGGCGAAGCGGTCTAGAGCGGCACCTCGAGCTGCAGCAATCCGCTGTGGACCTGGCGCCCGTTGGCCAGGTAACCGCGGTAACGCAGCCCCACCAGCACACCGGATCGATAGGGCTGAAAGGTCGTCCCCAGCTGAACGAGGACACCCTGGTCCCCGTCTTCGGCCTCGACTT
It encodes the following:
- a CDS encoding helix-turn-helix transcriptional regulator, which produces MNRIRAARQAMGWTQNDLAEKAGVSARTIHAIEKGRACRQATKRKILRTLGVPWEQREEYFPMARKVRRPVALEEARTA